The Nocardiopsis composta genome includes the window GGATCGTCCCGGGACTGCACGATGCCCACCACCACACCGCCGGCACCGGCGAGCAGCTGGCCGCCGTCGACCTGCGGTATCCGAAGGTGAGGACGCTCGACGGCCTCTACGCCGCCATCGCCGAGCGGGCCGCGGAGCTGCCGCCGGACGCCTGGGTGCGCGGCGGCGGCTACGACCAGAACAGGCTCGGGGACCACCCCACGGCCGAAGGGCTGGACAAGGCCGCCGGCGGGCGGCCGGCGATCATCGAGCACGTCTCGCACCACATGATCGTCGCCAACACCCGCGCCTTCGAACTGGCCGGCGCGCCCGGCCGGCGCGGCTACCCCGACATCCCCGGCGGCCGGGTGCTGCGGGACGAGGACGGGCGCGCCGTGGGCCTGCTGCAGGAGCGGGCGGGCGACCCCGTCCGGCTGGAGGGGGCGAAGACCACCGGGGAGGAGTCGGTCCGCGCCCTGCGGCTCGCCTCCGAGCAGGCGCTCCGCTACGGGCTGACGAGCCTCACCGAACCGGGCGTCCTGGTGGGCGGCGCGATGGGGGTCAACGCCCCGGTGCTGGGCACCTACCAGACGGCGATCGAGACCGGGGCGCTGCGCCCGCGGATGACCGTGATGCCCTTCCACCGCGTCCTGCACGGACTCGAACTCAACGCTGAGGGGATGCGCACCCTCGACCTGGGGATGCGCACCGGCTTCGGCGACGACCGCCTGCGCCTCGGACCGGTGAAGATCATCTCCGACGGCTCGCTCATCGGCCGGACCGCCGCCGTCCACGACTGCTTCTGCGGAGAGCGGGACAACCGCGGCGTCATGGTCGTCGACCCGGACGAACTGCTCGAACTCGTCCCCGCGTTCCACCGGGCCGGATGGACGGTGGCCGCGCACGCGATCGGGGACCGGGCGATCGACCACGCCCTGGACGCCGTCGCCGCGGCGCGGCGAGAACACCCGCGGCCGGTGCGCCACCGGATCGAGCACTTCGCGATCGCCACCGACGAGCAGGTGCGCAGGTGCGCCGGACTCGGCGTCGTACCGGTGCCTCAGGGGGCGTTCATCTCCGAGTTCGGCGACGGCATCCTGAGCGCCATCGGCGAGCGGCGCGCACGGGGCGCCTACCGGATGCGCTCCCTGCTGGACGCGGGCATGGTGGTGCCCGGATCGACGGACTCGCCCGTCGCGGACGCGAACCCGTTCGTGTCCATGCACGACCTCGTGAACCGGGTGACGGCCGCCGGAGCGGACTTCGCCCCCGAAGAGCGGGTGACCGCCGCCGAGGCGCTCCGCGCCTACACCTACGGCTCGGCCTACGCGGTGGGCCGGGAGAACGACGTCGGCACGCTCCGGCCGGGCCTGCTCGCGGACTTCGTCGCGCTCAGCGACGACCTGCTCGCCGTCGCCCCCTCCCGGATCAGGGACACCGGGGCGACCGCGACGGTCATCGGAGGAGAGCTGCTGTGGGGCGAGGACGCCGTCAAGGCGAGGTAGCGGGGGAGTCCCGGTACCGGCCGGCACCGGGGCTCCGCGGCGGCCCGGCGGCCGGCCGCGCCCCCGGTCGGGCCCCGGCCGGGAGGAGCGCACCGCCGGGGCGGGCCGGGGCCGGTGCGCTCGCCGGTCCCGCCCCTGCCCGGGCCGGCCGTTCGCTCCTCGGGGACGGCCCCGAGGGCGTTGCGGCGCACCGGTCCGGGGCGAAGACGTCTCAGGCCGCACCGGTGGCCGGCGCCTCAGGGCGGCCCTCGCCGGCCCGGACGGCGTCGCCGCACAGGTCCATGAACTCCCGGCCCTCCTCGCCGGCCCCGGCCGGCAGCGGCGGGACGCCCCGGTGCGAACCCGCCCGGATGCGGGTGGGGGCGCCATCGGGGCCGACGTCGGAGAACAGGAAGAGCATCAGCAGCGCCCGGCCACCCGAGCGGAGACCGACACGGTGATCCCCCCTGCACACCGGGAAACGAGGCGTCGAGGTGCCGGCCGGCGTCACCGGGGTCCTCCCCGCCGGGAAGCGCACCGGGAAGGTGCCCGGCCCGCCGGCGGCCCTCGCCCGCCAACCGGTCGAACGCCGCATGCCGCGCGGGGGCCGTGGCGGCCTCCCGGAACGGCCGGGCGCGGTAGCCGCCGAGGCGGCCGGCCGCCTCCAGGCGGCAGGATCCTCAGGGGCGCAGCCCGGGGCGGCCCGCGGCGGCTTTCGGCCCTGGTCGGCGAGTTCACGGGGGAGCGCCCCTCGCAGGGCGACGAACCCGTCCTCGACGAACGCCTCGATATCGTGATCGGACGGCATGAACCGGCTCCTCTCGTTCACCGGCAACGCCAGGAGGCGCCCCGCAGACGCGGCCCGGCGGCCGCGGTTCGCCTCCGAGCAGAACGCCCGCGCCGACCGGGCCCGCTCCGGCGGGGTTCGGCACCCCCGGGGCGGGGATGACCGCTCCACCGGCCGTGACCGCCCCGCGCACCCCGCGCGACCCGGACTCCGAGGAGCCTCCGATGCGCAGCAGCGAGCTCGCCCAGCTGGCCGGCGTCACCGTCCGCACGCTGCGCCACTACCACCAGATCGGGCTGCTGCCCGAGCCGCCGCGCTCGGCCGGGGGGTACCGGCGCTACGACGCGGGCGACCTCGTCCGGCTCCTGCGCATCACGAGGATGGCCGCGCTCGGGGTACCGCTGTCCGCGCTCCCCGCGCTGCTGGACGATCCGACGGCCGCGGAGGAGCTGCTCGACGAGCTCGACCGCCAGGCGGCCGCCGAGATCGAGCGGCTCACCGCCCGCAGGGCCGGCATCGCCGCGCTGCGCCGCAGCGGCGCGCCGCCCGACCTGTCCCCGGAACTCTCCGCGCGGCGCTCCTCTCCCGGGGAGATCCCCGCGGACATGGCCCGTTACGAGCACGAGCTGCTGATCCTCCTCGGGCACCTGCTCGGACACGACGGCCCGGCGGGACTCGCCGCGCTGTTCGGCGCGGCGGACAGGGAGCTGGCCGCGTCCGCACCGCTGACGGCGCGCTTCTACGCCCTGGATTCCGACACCCCGGAAGAGGAGATCGCTTCGTTGGCCGACGCGCTGGTCGCGGACCTGAAACCGGCCATGGCGCGACTGGCCGGCCTGTTCCCGCTCGACCGGCAGGCCGCGGTACTGCTGGACCAGCTGAACGAGCGGGCGCTCAGGCCCGTGCAGCACCGGGTCCTGCG containing:
- a CDS encoding amidohydrolase, with translation MKIDSLWHGRFWTGDPARPEARTVAVHHGRILAVDEVSGLEAEHEYDFGAARIVPGLHDAHHHTAGTGEQLAAVDLRYPKVRTLDGLYAAIAERAAELPPDAWVRGGGYDQNRLGDHPTAEGLDKAAGGRPAIIEHVSHHMIVANTRAFELAGAPGRRGYPDIPGGRVLRDEDGRAVGLLQERAGDPVRLEGAKTTGEESVRALRLASEQALRYGLTSLTEPGVLVGGAMGVNAPVLGTYQTAIETGALRPRMTVMPFHRVLHGLELNAEGMRTLDLGMRTGFGDDRLRLGPVKIISDGSLIGRTAAVHDCFCGERDNRGVMVVDPDELLELVPAFHRAGWTVAAHAIGDRAIDHALDAVAAARREHPRPVRHRIEHFAIATDEQVRRCAGLGVVPVPQGAFISEFGDGILSAIGERRARGAYRMRSLLDAGMVVPGSTDSPVADANPFVSMHDLVNRVTAAGADFAPEERVTAAEALRAYTYGSAYAVGRENDVGTLRPGLLADFVALSDDLLAVAPSRIRDTGATATVIGGELLWGEDAVKAR
- a CDS encoding MerR family transcriptional regulator, with the protein product MRSSELAQLAGVTVRTLRHYHQIGLLPEPPRSAGGYRRYDAGDLVRLLRITRMAALGVPLSALPALLDDPTAAEELLDELDRQAAAEIERLTARRAGIAALRRSGAPPDLSPELSARRSSPGEIPADMARYEHELLILLGHLLGHDGPAGLAALFGAADRELAASAPLTARFYALDSDTPEEEIASLADALVADLKPAMARLAGLFPLDRQAAVLLDQLNERALRPVQHRVLRRVQQRLTRPGGD